A region from the Phycisphaerae bacterium genome encodes:
- a CDS encoding type II secretion system F family protein: protein MASFAYEAMNQAGQEVKDEIEAVSAEDALAKIRNLGYFPTRIREKGGRAKTAGPAKKRTSGGTGRLGPKQLTQFTRQLSTLQDAGLPILRSLHILEEQQKPGAMKRVLKTVAEDIEGGSTLSEAFAKHPKAFDRLYVNMVAAGETGGVLDVILNRLAEFQEKGQKLKRKVIGAMIYPMAVVLFAAVIVAGIMIFVIPKFRTIFQDFGTKLPGVTVVLLSSSDWFVRGRPIPGWLVLIGTPFAVMALFKLIRSSSGGRYVTDLIALNIPGVGALVKKTSVARFTRTLGTLIQAGVPILEAINITRETSGNEVYARAMVRVHDAIREGESFAAPLRQGRICDALVTNMIDVGEETGELDKMLLKIADNYEEEVDVAVAGLISLMEPAMVICLGGIVGFIVIALFMPLVSLMQSVQG from the coding sequence ATGGCGAGCTTTGCTTACGAGGCGATGAATCAGGCCGGGCAGGAAGTTAAGGACGAGATCGAAGCGGTCTCGGCCGAGGACGCCCTCGCCAAAATACGGAACCTGGGCTACTTCCCCACGCGCATTCGGGAAAAGGGCGGCCGGGCGAAGACGGCAGGACCTGCCAAGAAGCGCACCAGCGGCGGAACCGGACGTCTCGGCCCCAAGCAGCTCACGCAGTTCACCCGCCAGCTTTCCACACTGCAGGATGCGGGGCTGCCCATTCTGCGCAGCCTGCACATTCTTGAGGAACAGCAGAAGCCCGGCGCGATGAAGCGCGTGCTCAAGACTGTTGCCGAGGACATCGAGGGCGGCTCGACGCTCTCCGAGGCGTTTGCCAAGCATCCCAAGGCCTTTGATCGTCTATACGTCAACATGGTCGCCGCGGGAGAGACCGGCGGTGTGCTGGACGTCATTCTCAACCGATTGGCCGAGTTCCAGGAAAAGGGGCAGAAGCTGAAGCGCAAGGTCATCGGGGCCATGATCTACCCCATGGCCGTCGTGCTGTTCGCCGCAGTCATCGTCGCCGGTATCATGATCTTCGTCATCCCGAAGTTCCGGACCATCTTCCAGGACTTCGGGACAAAGCTGCCCGGCGTCACGGTGGTCCTGCTTTCGTCCTCCGACTGGTTCGTGCGGGGCAGACCCATTCCCGGCTGGCTGGTGCTGATCGGGACACCGTTCGCGGTGATGGCCCTGTTCAAGCTCATCCGCTCATCCAGCGGCGGGCGATACGTCACGGACTTGATCGCACTGAATATTCCGGGCGTCGGGGCACTGGTCAAGAAAACATCCGTAGCGCGGTTCACGCGTACGCTGGGAACGTTGATCCAGGCCGGCGTACCCATTCTCGAAGCCATCAACATCACGCGCGAGACATCCGGAAACGAAGTCTACGCGCGGGCCATGGTCCGCGTGCACGACGCCATTCGCGAGGGTGAGAGCTTCGCCGCCCCCCTGCGCCAGGGCAGGATCTGCGACGCCCTGGTCACCAACATGATTGACGTCGGGGAGGAGACCGGCGAGCTCGACAAGATGCTCCTGAAGATCGCGGACAACTACGAAGAGGAAGTGGACGTCGCCGTGGCCGGTCTGATCTCACTCATGGAGCCGGCCATGGTTATCTGCCTCGGCGGTATTGTGGGCTTCATCGTGATCGCCCTGTTCATGCCGCTGGTGTCGCTGATGCAGTCCGTGCAGGGATAG